The following proteins are co-located in the Candidatus Paracaedibacter acanthamoebae genome:
- a CDS encoding integration host factor subunit alpha, with amino-acid sequence MANNTITRADLVNSITENLSVPKPVASDVLESVLDVISKTLAKGDSVKISSFGTFNVRKKTERIGRNPRTGIEAKITARSVISFKASPIFKDTVKPAALKKAA; translated from the coding sequence ATGGCGAATAACACCATCACCCGTGCAGATTTGGTTAATAGTATTACAGAGAATCTCTCGGTTCCCAAACCTGTTGCGTCTGATGTTCTGGAATCTGTTCTAGATGTCATTTCCAAAACCTTGGCTAAGGGCGATAGCGTCAAAATTTCAAGCTTTGGCACCTTTAATGTTCGCAAGAAAACTGAACGTATAGGTCGTAATCCCCGCACAGGTATTGAAGCCAAAATTACAGCCCGGAGCGTTATTAGTTTTAAGGCGTCTCCTATTTTTAAAGATACAGTGAAGCCAGCTGCCTTAAAAAAAGCTGCATAA
- a CDS encoding TatD family hydrolase has product MLVDSHCHLNFPEFKEDLPAVLHRAKLNGIATMLTINTRLTEAREIQAIAEGYSNIFCTVGVHPHDAQDYASTDLKHQLLELAQHPKVVGLGETGLDYYYNNSPMSEQIESFEIHLDASKDLDLPVVVHTRNADADTLACMDRYRGTQGVFHCFSGGLDMAKAGLARGYLISFSGIITFKKAEELREVVKYVPLDKILVETDAPFLAPIPHRGKRNEPAFTLHTAEMVAELKGISLKEVAVQTTDNFFNLFKRARRPS; this is encoded by the coding sequence ATGCTTGTAGATAGCCACTGCCATCTTAACTTCCCAGAATTCAAAGAAGATTTGCCAGCTGTTTTGCATCGCGCAAAGCTTAATGGGATCGCCACAATGCTCACGATTAATACTCGCTTGACTGAAGCACGTGAGATTCAGGCAATTGCAGAGGGTTATTCCAATATATTTTGTACTGTTGGTGTCCATCCACATGATGCTCAGGATTATGCTTCGACTGACTTAAAACACCAGCTTCTTGAGTTGGCTCAGCACCCTAAGGTTGTAGGGCTCGGGGAAACTGGGTTAGATTATTACTATAATAACAGCCCTATGTCCGAACAAATTGAATCTTTTGAAATCCATTTAGATGCCTCAAAAGATCTAGATCTCCCGGTCGTTGTTCATACGCGGAATGCCGACGCGGATACACTAGCCTGTATGGACAGATACAGGGGTACCCAAGGCGTTTTTCATTGCTTTAGCGGTGGGCTCGATATGGCAAAGGCAGGGCTTGCGCGAGGATACTTAATCTCTTTTTCTGGAATTATCACCTTTAAAAAGGCAGAAGAGTTGCGTGAAGTCGTTAAATATGTGCCGTTAGACAAGATTCTTGTTGAAACGGATGCTCCTTTCTTAGCGCCCATCCCGCACCGCGGTAAGCGGAATGAACCTGCTTTTACGCTGCACACAGCTGAGATGGTGGCAGAGTTAAAGGGGATTAGCCTTAAAGAAGTAGCGGTTCAAACCACGGATAATTTTTTTAATTTATTTAAGAGAGCGAGGCGCCCATCATGA
- a CDS encoding MBL fold metallo-hydrolase — MKITILGSGSSGGVPLITGDWGDSDRTNPKNHRKRASIHIEINGVNIVVDTGADFRQQVLEYPISKLDAVLYTHSHADHIFGLDELRHFHLKQKQPVPIYADSKTLESLRQTFTYAFNAPEFGPYQAFIKPHVFANNTFKVCGIDILPIKLDHTVMTSWGFRIGDFAYCTDFKRIEPLELQKLKGLDVFIVDCLMFDDHLTHVKFDETIQIIEELKPRRAIFTHMNQCMDYEVALSRCPEGVEPGYDGMIISSHT; from the coding sequence ATGAAAATAACGATACTGGGTTCTGGATCATCGGGTGGCGTTCCCTTAATTACAGGTGATTGGGGTGATAGCGATCGTACTAATCCAAAGAATCATCGTAAGCGGGCGAGTATTCATATTGAAATCAATGGTGTTAATATTGTTGTTGATACAGGCGCGGATTTTCGTCAGCAAGTATTAGAATATCCAATTAGTAAGCTGGATGCAGTGCTTTATACCCACAGCCATGCGGATCATATTTTTGGTTTGGATGAGTTACGCCATTTTCATCTTAAGCAAAAGCAGCCCGTGCCTATTTATGCAGATTCAAAAACTCTAGAATCGTTGCGTCAGACATTTACTTATGCCTTTAATGCTCCAGAATTTGGGCCGTACCAAGCCTTCATAAAACCTCATGTATTTGCTAATAATACCTTTAAAGTTTGTGGAATTGATATTCTTCCCATTAAATTGGATCATACTGTGATGACGTCTTGGGGGTTTCGGATTGGGGATTTTGCCTATTGTACTGATTTTAAACGTATTGAACCCCTTGAGTTGCAGAAATTAAAAGGCTTAGATGTTTTTATTGTTGATTGTCTGATGTTTGATGATCACCTGACGCATGTGAAATTTGATGAAACCATACAAATTATTGAGGAACTCAAACCCAGGCGTGCAATTTTTACTCACATGAATCAGTGTATGGATTATGAGGTGGCATTGAGTCGGTGCCCAGAGGGTGTGGAGCCCGGTTATGACGGAATGATTATCTCATCTCACACGTAA
- a CDS encoding ATP-dependent 6-phosphofructokinase, which produces MIKKIGVLTSGGDCAGLNAAVRAIVHRATGEYGWEVYGVCNGTTGLINRPLQYRHLSRGMCDTAMLRAGGTMLGTTNKANPFAFPGADGTTDRSDECIAGYKELGLDALIGIGGDGSLDILQRLAQKGNINLVAIPKTIDNDLGLTENAIGYSTAVETAMDALDHLQPTAASHQRVMVLEVMGRDAGHIAIAAGIAGGADVILVPEIFYSIDTICQKIKSLSKTESRNFALIIVAEAVKDENGEPVVVSQKWERIRYGGIGHYIGDKIAEKLGADVRVTSLGHIQRGGQPNALDRIIASAFGVYAVDLLAQGKFDRMVAWQNRQVIDVAISDAVKGYQSLQLDDILVKTARGLGICLGD; this is translated from the coding sequence TTGATAAAAAAAATAGGTGTTTTAACGAGTGGCGGTGATTGCGCTGGGTTAAATGCAGCTGTTCGAGCTATTGTGCATCGAGCCACCGGAGAGTACGGCTGGGAGGTATACGGTGTTTGTAATGGGACGACTGGTTTGATTAATCGGCCGTTACAGTATCGACACCTTAGCCGTGGAATGTGCGATACAGCCATGTTAAGGGCTGGTGGAACGATGCTGGGGACAACAAACAAGGCTAACCCCTTTGCTTTTCCTGGCGCTGATGGCACAACAGATCGATCGGATGAATGTATTGCAGGCTATAAAGAATTGGGTCTCGATGCTCTGATTGGGATAGGGGGCGATGGTAGTTTAGATATTCTGCAAAGGTTAGCCCAAAAGGGGAACATTAACTTGGTTGCCATCCCAAAGACCATTGATAATGATTTAGGGCTCACTGAAAATGCCATTGGCTATTCCACCGCCGTAGAAACTGCAATGGACGCTTTGGATCACTTGCAGCCCACAGCCGCGAGCCATCAGCGCGTTATGGTTCTAGAAGTTATGGGGCGGGATGCTGGACATATCGCTATAGCAGCCGGAATTGCTGGGGGCGCTGATGTTATTCTGGTGCCTGAAATTTTTTACAGCATTGACACTATTTGTCAAAAGATTAAATCGCTCTCTAAAACAGAAAGCCGTAACTTTGCTCTTATCATTGTGGCGGAAGCGGTTAAAGATGAAAATGGCGAACCCGTCGTGGTATCGCAGAAATGGGAGCGTATCCGTTATGGTGGAATTGGCCACTATATCGGGGATAAAATCGCCGAGAAATTGGGTGCTGATGTCCGCGTGACTTCTTTAGGGCACATTCAACGGGGTGGCCAACCGAATGCTCTTGATCGGATTATTGCATCCGCCTTTGGTGTTTATGCCGTTGATCTGCTAGCTCAAGGTAAATTTGATCGTATGGTGGCGTGGCAGAATCGTCAAGTTATTGATGTGGCAATTTCTGATGCCGTTAAAGGATACCAAAGTTTGCAGCTCGATGACATTTTGGTGAAAACAGCCCGTGGTTTAGGAATTTGTTTGGGAGATTAA